A portion of the Streptomyces coeruleoprunus genome contains these proteins:
- a CDS encoding globin domain-containing protein — MRFRITRSSGSHTSSSAHPSPAEQAPARAPRHTVEPEVVEAPLSPHEIDLIRASASVVAPLAADMTVYFYAILFARYPEVRPMFPPGMDPQRGRLLRALLRIVDLVDDPENLVRFCEHLGRDHRKFGALAAHFPAVGECLLASLARYAGPAWTAEIAAAWTKAYGAVADLMISAAEQDAAVRPAVWPATVVHRVPRGHGIAEITVRPHMPYPYAAGQYVSVETPWYPKQWRSYSPANAPREDGTLTFHVRAVPGGSVSNALVRRCAVGDVLRLGPAMGDMVLDAAVFKDLLCVAGGTGLAPIRALVEEVARRGGRHQVDLFLGARTGAELYGVDDMLRMAQRHHWLTVRGAVSDEYTPGIRGSLPDVLGEYGPWYQHDVYLSGPAAMVVSARETLTLNGTSPERIHYDPFDTPVLSMP; from the coding sequence TTGAGATTCCGGATCACTCGCTCGAGCGGCTCGCACACCAGCTCATCCGCGCACCCCTCCCCGGCGGAACAGGCGCCCGCCCGGGCCCCGCGGCACACGGTTGAGCCGGAGGTCGTCGAGGCGCCCCTGTCGCCCCACGAGATCGACCTGATACGCGCCTCCGCCTCGGTGGTCGCACCGCTGGCCGCGGACATGACGGTCTACTTCTACGCGATCCTCTTCGCCCGTTACCCCGAGGTCCGCCCGATGTTCCCGCCGGGCATGGACCCCCAGCGCGGCCGCCTGCTGCGCGCGCTGCTGCGCATCGTGGACCTGGTCGACGACCCCGAGAACCTGGTCCGCTTCTGTGAACACCTCGGCCGCGATCACCGCAAGTTCGGCGCCCTCGCCGCGCACTTCCCGGCCGTGGGCGAGTGCCTCCTCGCCTCCCTGGCCCGCTACGCCGGCCCGGCGTGGACCGCGGAGATCGCCGCCGCGTGGACGAAGGCGTACGGCGCGGTCGCCGACCTCATGATCAGTGCCGCCGAGCAGGACGCGGCGGTACGGCCCGCCGTGTGGCCGGCCACGGTGGTGCACCGCGTCCCGCGCGGACACGGCATCGCCGAGATCACCGTACGTCCCCACATGCCCTACCCGTATGCCGCCGGACAGTACGTCAGCGTCGAGACGCCCTGGTACCCCAAGCAGTGGCGCTCCTACTCCCCGGCCAACGCCCCTCGCGAGGACGGCACCCTCACGTTCCATGTGCGCGCGGTGCCCGGCGGCTCCGTCAGCAACGCGCTGGTGCGCCGGTGCGCGGTGGGCGACGTGCTCCGGCTGGGTCCCGCGATGGGGGACATGGTGCTGGACGCCGCCGTCTTCAAGGACCTGCTCTGTGTGGCCGGCGGCACCGGCCTCGCGCCGATCCGCGCGCTCGTCGAGGAGGTCGCGCGTCGCGGCGGACGCCACCAGGTGGACCTGTTCCTCGGCGCCCGCACCGGCGCCGAGCTGTACGGGGTCGACGACATGCTGCGCATGGCGCAGCGGCACCACTGGCTGACCGTCAGGGGGGCGGTCTCCGACGAGTACACCCCCGGAATCCGGGGCTCCCTGCCGGACGTGCTGGGCGAGTACGGACCGTGGTACCAGCACGACGTCTACCTCAGCGGCCCGGCCGCGATGGTCGTCTCCGCCCGGGAGACGCTCACCCTCAACGGCACCTCCCCCGAACGCATCCACTACGACCCGTTCGACACTCCCGTCCTGTCCATGCCCTGA
- a CDS encoding DUF4246 domain-containing protein produces MTGLSAFPLPFHASRSISFATPRTLRELQMMQCSAHIRAKPEWFDKMNDAGIVARWTQEAVAQGLTAAQVRYVLAELVHYAALRDGRTGIEVSAVDGVWHSDTLVDDKLRSRLREAVRVLEQVPEAEQDWHPGSDGQVLDLVHPSLFCLVRGVSNAPERAWRNPTDRYSKYEFSEKFQWLPTDVDVSDDGDVAFRSYVNNVHPGTHHELASVLPDLFARMRPLLENVLTDLRHPRPLRIEADPYGWYDSEPEFPDKSSYSDAEAHAEAVRAWEAAQDDWWDNRCPVIPDAPDFTPPELPDEYARVDLRGRRLQVIVKLATIHLTPDKPEYPGGSWHVEGMLNERIVSTAIYYWDSENITESRLSFRAALDDPDYEQNDDNGLREVYGLEDEDALNQMLGSTSTPAGRCLAFPNILQHRVDSFRLMDPTRPGHRKILAFFLVDPSEKIVSTSDVPPQQPWSDTSTMTLEQAREYREQLMQERKFFVDEHNEQLYEREFSLCEH; encoded by the coding sequence GTGACCGGCCTGTCTGCTTTCCCGCTGCCCTTTCACGCTTCGCGTTCCATATCGTTCGCGACACCCCGAACGCTGCGAGAACTTCAAATGATGCAGTGCAGCGCGCACATTCGGGCGAAGCCGGAGTGGTTCGACAAGATGAACGACGCCGGGATCGTCGCCAGGTGGACGCAGGAAGCGGTCGCCCAGGGCCTCACCGCAGCGCAGGTTCGTTACGTGCTTGCCGAACTCGTGCACTACGCCGCGCTGCGAGACGGACGAACCGGCATCGAGGTGTCCGCCGTCGACGGAGTGTGGCACTCGGACACACTGGTCGATGACAAGCTCCGATCCAGGCTGCGCGAGGCGGTTCGCGTTCTGGAACAGGTCCCCGAAGCAGAACAGGACTGGCATCCCGGATCCGACGGGCAGGTACTGGATCTGGTGCATCCCTCGCTGTTCTGCCTGGTGAGAGGGGTGAGCAACGCGCCCGAGCGGGCTTGGCGGAACCCGACGGACCGCTACTCGAAGTACGAGTTCTCGGAGAAGTTCCAGTGGCTGCCCACGGACGTCGACGTCAGTGACGACGGCGATGTCGCCTTCCGCTCGTACGTCAACAACGTCCACCCCGGGACTCATCACGAACTGGCCTCCGTCCTGCCGGACTTGTTCGCACGCATGCGCCCGCTGCTGGAGAACGTGCTCACCGATCTGCGCCATCCGCGGCCCCTGCGGATCGAGGCCGATCCTTACGGGTGGTACGACTCGGAACCGGAGTTTCCGGACAAGTCTTCCTACAGTGATGCTGAGGCCCACGCAGAAGCCGTCCGCGCATGGGAAGCGGCCCAGGACGACTGGTGGGACAACCGCTGCCCGGTCATCCCGGACGCCCCGGACTTCACCCCGCCCGAGTTGCCCGATGAATACGCCCGAGTCGACCTGCGCGGCCGCCGTCTTCAGGTCATCGTCAAGCTCGCCACCATTCATCTCACTCCCGACAAGCCCGAGTACCCCGGCGGTTCCTGGCATGTCGAGGGGATGTTGAACGAGCGGATCGTCTCGACCGCCATCTACTACTGGGACAGCGAGAACATCACCGAGAGTCGTCTGAGTTTCCGGGCGGCGCTCGACGACCCGGACTACGAACAGAACGACGACAACGGTCTGCGTGAGGTCTACGGCCTGGAGGACGAAGACGCGCTGAACCAGATGCTGGGATCGACATCGACGCCGGCGGGTCGCTGCCTGGCGTTCCCGAACATCCTGCAACACCGTGTCGACTCATTCCGCCTCATGGACCCCACCCGCCCGGGACACCGCAAAATTCTTGCGTTCTTCCTGGTCGACCCGTCGGAGAAGATTGTCTCGACATCCGATGTGCCACCGCAGCAACCGTGGTCCGACACCTCCACCATGACGCTTGAACAGGCCAGGGAATACCGCGAACAACTCATGCAGGAACGCAAGTTCTTCGTCGACGAACACAACGAGCAGCTCTACGAACGAGAATTCTCCCTCTGCGAGCACTGA
- a CDS encoding S8 family serine peptidase, whose protein sequence is MARIRRCGRLFAVTSLALAVALSSPAIAADATDLSGDGTATTSDAPAVAVSTIGDQRVSADGTVKQPVGGTVDVTGTARPGAPGAPAGRAPLHADAGDSSFVTTGEKAVLLGAAHGGTAPYTWTWTSAHGRLTDADAASAAFDTTGLAPGTYEVRLTVTDAAGARTGDTVEVAVGEETSAALLDETRTDATPGLFPTGQGVEFPFEVPPGVRSLDVTLSWKTPEQDYDLRVTDPSGAVVARSESSGQPERTSVAAPAPGTWKVVAVKWATVADEVTARVVARTGTADPRPSVAAGGPYAFETGAAQRLGGRVTGGTAPVATAWDLDADGHFDDGTGTDIGAALPEGRHLVTLKATDAAGLERRETTSVLVGPADRLDAAPPVTVIGIADTGINPYHLEFSARAYPDPDVLALTRNFTRHPSEYIPGYPASTPAIPVTLGKGYLPAEDKEVWTSARVPGGTLHWIPGTKIIGAYSASLDGADPVLDNHGHGTGSASVSAGNRYGYCPTCLLVVVEGLDETVATSFPWVDITSHSFGYVGGAPVGPVVSGEEVTKEAAERGQTVLFAAGNGVGNAFDVPVSTWHSDQTGPDWNITVGALRRDDQRAVVGDGMPVHLSSWGIGSLPSACHTGVHCQDQFSGTSAATPYTAGVFGTTLQRVRDAVGDERAGQKGGQVVAEGAAVPESAYLHDGRLTRAELREAVLKNAFPLGEDDLPSASWPLGSPYTAGNVLFEGYGAATP, encoded by the coding sequence ATGGCGCGCATACGACGATGCGGACGTCTCTTCGCCGTCACGTCCCTCGCGCTGGCCGTCGCGCTGTCCTCGCCGGCCATCGCCGCGGACGCCACGGACCTCTCAGGGGACGGCACGGCCACCACGTCGGACGCCCCGGCCGTCGCCGTCAGCACCATCGGTGACCAGCGGGTCTCCGCGGACGGCACGGTGAAGCAGCCGGTAGGCGGCACGGTCGACGTGACGGGGACGGCACGCCCCGGCGCCCCCGGAGCGCCCGCCGGGCGGGCGCCGCTGCACGCCGACGCCGGTGACAGCTCCTTCGTCACGACGGGCGAGAAGGCGGTCCTGCTGGGCGCCGCTCACGGCGGCACCGCGCCCTACACCTGGACCTGGACGTCCGCCCACGGCAGGCTCACCGACGCCGACGCGGCGAGCGCCGCCTTCGACACGACGGGGCTGGCCCCCGGCACGTACGAGGTGCGGCTCACCGTCACCGACGCGGCGGGAGCGCGTACCGGCGACACGGTCGAGGTCGCCGTGGGCGAGGAGACCAGCGCCGCGCTCCTCGACGAGACGAGGACGGACGCGACGCCCGGCCTCTTCCCCACCGGTCAGGGCGTGGAGTTCCCCTTCGAGGTCCCCCCGGGCGTGCGGTCCCTGGACGTCACCCTGTCGTGGAAGACGCCGGAGCAGGACTACGACCTGCGGGTCACCGACCCGTCCGGTGCCGTCGTCGCGCGCTCGGAGTCGTCCGGGCAGCCGGAGCGGACCTCGGTCGCCGCCCCGGCCCCCGGCACCTGGAAGGTCGTCGCCGTCAAGTGGGCCACCGTCGCCGACGAGGTGACCGCGCGGGTCGTCGCCCGGACCGGCACCGCCGACCCGCGGCCGTCGGTCGCGGCCGGCGGCCCGTACGCCTTCGAGACCGGTGCGGCACAGCGGCTCGGCGGACGGGTCACCGGGGGCACCGCGCCCGTGGCCACCGCCTGGGACCTCGACGCCGACGGCCACTTCGACGACGGTACGGGCACCGACATCGGCGCCGCCCTGCCGGAGGGCCGCCACCTGGTCACCCTCAAGGCGACCGACGCCGCCGGCCTGGAGCGCCGCGAGACGACGTCCGTGCTCGTGGGGCCCGCCGACCGGCTCGACGCCGCCCCGCCGGTCACCGTCATCGGCATCGCCGACACCGGCATCAACCCCTACCACCTGGAGTTCTCCGCCCGCGCCTACCCCGACCCGGACGTGCTGGCGCTGACGAGGAACTTCACGCGGCACCCCTCGGAGTACATCCCCGGCTACCCGGCCTCCACCCCGGCGATCCCCGTCACCCTCGGCAAGGGCTACCTCCCCGCCGAGGACAAGGAGGTGTGGACGAGCGCGCGGGTGCCCGGCGGCACGCTGCACTGGATCCCCGGCACGAAGATCATCGGGGCGTACTCGGCGAGCCTCGACGGTGCGGACCCGGTCCTCGACAACCACGGCCACGGCACCGGCTCCGCCTCCGTCTCGGCCGGCAACCGCTACGGCTACTGCCCCACCTGCCTCCTCGTGGTGGTCGAGGGCCTCGACGAGACCGTCGCCACGTCCTTCCCCTGGGTCGACATCACCTCGCACTCCTTCGGCTACGTGGGCGGCGCGCCCGTCGGCCCGGTCGTCAGCGGCGAAGAGGTCACCAAGGAGGCCGCCGAGCGCGGCCAGACGGTCCTGTTCGCCGCCGGCAACGGCGTCGGCAACGCCTTCGACGTGCCCGTGAGCACCTGGCACTCCGACCAGACGGGACCCGACTGGAACATCACGGTCGGCGCGCTGCGCCGCGACGACCAGCGGGCCGTGGTGGGCGACGGCATGCCCGTCCACCTGTCGTCGTGGGGCATCGGCAGTCTGCCCTCGGCCTGCCACACCGGTGTCCACTGCCAGGACCAGTTCAGCGGCACGTCCGCCGCCACCCCGTACACGGCGGGCGTGTTCGGTACGACGCTCCAGCGCGTACGTGATGCCGTCGGCGACGAGCGGGCCGGGCAGAAGGGCGGCCAGGTCGTCGCCGAGGGCGCGGCCGTGCCGGAGAGCGCCTACCTCCACGACGGCAGGCTCACGCGGGCCGAACTGCGCGAGGCCGTCCTGAAGAACGCCTTCCCGCTGGGCGAGGACGACCTGCCGTCCGCGAGCTGGCCGCTCGGCTCCCCGTACACGGCGGGCAACGTCCTCTTCGAGGGGTACGGCGCGGCCACCCCCTAA
- a CDS encoding DUF2180 family protein has protein sequence MNCYECDEPTTAVAICQQCGVAVCREHVRLHAEEISDSVGPGPAQRASARRVTCPVCERAEHSKRPQGVSP, from the coding sequence ATGAACTGCTACGAGTGCGACGAGCCCACGACAGCCGTGGCGATCTGTCAGCAGTGCGGCGTGGCGGTGTGCCGCGAGCACGTGCGCCTGCACGCGGAGGAGATCTCCGACTCGGTGGGCCCCGGGCCGGCGCAGCGGGCGTCGGCGCGACGGGTCACGTGCCCGGTGTGCGAGCGGGCCGAGCACAGCAAGCGCCCGCAGGGCGTCTCCCCGTGA
- a CDS encoding serpin family protein, translated as MQPTARSVRAVNRLTARWASNCAGPAGTVFSATSLWPTLAFLADAAGGSARAELEDAVGLPAAEAAAEARGFLEAMGAIRGTRAALGLWTKAGLPLHADWTARLPAGAAGTFSGDPAADREILDAWVEERTGGLIRSMPVAVDEDTALVLAAAQTVRTRWLRPFHETALSPDGGPWQGRYLLGLRRATSLLDRVGVAETPDGPLTVLKVLGDTGVDVHLLLGEPDMTPGQVLGHGLGVLSGGGTAIPVPGDRLPLGEAGPGLRVSSRRSRTPEPRLGVLTVPFRVEAGHDLLERPALFGLSAAMDASRGHFPGIGPEPLAVGSARQAALAVFDALGFESASVTAIGAVGAGMSPPPRYLVRHVEAVFDRPFGFLTVHRASRLVLTAGWVADPVPFPDDDDEDGWGV; from the coding sequence ATGCAGCCGACAGCACGTTCCGTACGCGCCGTGAACCGGCTCACCGCACGGTGGGCGAGCAACTGCGCGGGGCCGGCCGGAACGGTCTTCTCCGCCACGAGCCTGTGGCCGACGCTCGCCTTCCTCGCGGACGCGGCCGGCGGGTCGGCGCGTGCGGAGCTGGAGGACGCGGTGGGGCTGCCCGCCGCCGAGGCCGCGGCGGAGGCCCGTGGCTTCCTCGAAGCGATGGGGGCGATCCGCGGGACCCGGGCCGCCCTCGGGCTCTGGACCAAGGCCGGCCTGCCGCTGCACGCCGACTGGACGGCGCGGCTGCCCGCCGGGGCGGCCGGCACCTTCAGCGGCGACCCGGCGGCCGACCGCGAGATCCTCGACGCGTGGGTCGAGGAGCGCACCGGTGGGCTCATCCGCAGCATGCCGGTCGCCGTCGACGAGGACACCGCACTCGTCCTCGCGGCCGCGCAGACGGTACGGACCCGCTGGCTGCGGCCCTTCCACGAGACGGCGCTGAGCCCCGACGGCGGCCCGTGGCAGGGCCGGTACCTGCTCGGGCTGCGCCGCGCCACCTCTCTGCTGGACCGGGTGGGCGTGGCGGAGACCCCGGACGGCCCTCTGACGGTGCTCAAGGTGCTCGGCGACACCGGCGTGGACGTCCATCTCCTCTTGGGGGAACCGGATATGACGCCTGGGCAGGTGCTGGGTCACGGGCTCGGCGTGCTGTCCGGCGGTGGCACCGCCATCCCCGTCCCGGGAGACCGTCTGCCCCTCGGCGAGGCCGGCCCGGGGCTGAGGGTGTCGAGCCGGCGCAGCCGAACTCCGGAGCCCCGACTCGGCGTCCTGACCGTTCCGTTCCGTGTCGAGGCGGGCCACGATCTGCTGGAACGGCCCGCCCTGTTCGGTCTGTCGGCGGCCATGGACGCGAGCCGCGGCCACTTCCCGGGCATCGGTCCGGAGCCCCTGGCCGTCGGCTCGGCCCGCCAGGCCGCCCTCGCGGTGTTCGACGCGCTGGGCTTCGAGTCGGCTTCCGTGACGGCGATCGGTGCGGTGGGCGCCGGTATGTCACCGCCTCCGCGGTACCTGGTGCGTCACGTCGAGGCCGTCTTCGACCGGCCGTTCGGCTTCCTGACCGTCCACCGCGCCTCGCGGCTCGTCCTGACGGCGGGCTGGGTGGCGGACCCGGTCCCGTTCCCCGATGACGACGACGAGGACGGGTGGGGCGTGTAG
- a CDS encoding pyridoxamine 5'-phosphate oxidase family protein has protein sequence MTLPPQSFGSAGEHRLQQQLGTAERAARFYDQQVRACLTPEMRDFIGRRTMVFLATADSRGECDASFRAGPPGFVHVLDDRTLAYPEFRGNGVLASAGNMLENPHLGMLFVDFTHHHVGLHVNGVARLYGDTDLRSFHPTLPADAAPGGRSPEMWVHLTVEEAYIHCSKYIPHLEPAPRPTGHDAARPKDAHYFTGLTTPHADEGPAVDTSEDPARAGALLPSRSNG, from the coding sequence GTGACCTTGCCTCCGCAGTCTTTCGGATCAGCGGGCGAGCACCGGCTGCAGCAGCAGCTGGGCACCGCCGAGCGCGCCGCCCGGTTCTACGACCAGCAGGTGCGCGCCTGCCTCACACCCGAGATGCGGGACTTCATCGGGCGCCGGACCATGGTCTTCCTGGCGACCGCCGACTCCCGCGGCGAGTGCGACGCCAGCTTCCGCGCCGGGCCGCCGGGATTCGTCCACGTACTGGACGACCGCACCCTCGCCTACCCCGAATTCCGGGGGAACGGTGTCCTCGCCAGCGCCGGCAACATGCTGGAGAACCCCCACCTCGGCATGCTGTTCGTCGACTTCACCCACCACCACGTCGGCCTGCACGTCAACGGCGTGGCCCGGCTCTACGGCGACACCGACCTGCGCTCGTTCCACCCCACCCTGCCCGCCGACGCCGCGCCCGGCGGGCGCAGCCCCGAGATGTGGGTCCACCTGACCGTGGAGGAGGCCTACATCCACTGCTCCAAGTACATACCCCACCTGGAACCGGCTCCCCGCCCCACCGGCCACGACGCCGCACGCCCCAAGGACGCCCACTACTTCACCGGCCTCACCACGCCGCACGCGGACGAGGGCCCGGCCGTCGACACGTCGGAGGACCCTGCGAGGGCCGGCGCACTTCTTCCTTCTCGGTCGAACGGCTGA
- a CDS encoding cellulase family glycosylhydrolase, producing the protein MRTTRSTRRPAPLRNLLAGLAAFLGLAVLCTLPPAAAHAQPSRALATGLHISDGRLVEGNGNDFVMRGVNHAHTWYPGQTQSLAHIKALGANTVRVVLSNGHRWAANSPSDVAGVVRDCKANRLICVLEVHDTTGYGEEAAAATLDQAADYWIGLRDVLAGEEDYVIVNIGNEPWGNTDPAGWTAPTIAAVKKLRAAGFQHTIMVDAPNWGQDWQGVMRANARAVHEADSTGNLIFSIHMYSVFDTAQEITDYLNAFVDAGLPLLIGEFGGPADQWGDPDEDTMMAEAERLRLGYLAWSWSGNTDPVLDLAVGFDPGRLSSWGERIFHGADGIGRTSREATVFGGGPTDTQAPTAPGTPTASAVTATSVTLTWTAATDNVGVTGYDVVRVGSGGTETRVATSTTPTATVTGLAASTPYTFALYARDAAGNRSARSATVDVTTDQGGTPGASCSVAYRVVNEWPGGFQGEITLRNTGTTAISGWTLAFAFADGQKITSMWGGTATQSGGAVSVAPASYTSTIPAGGTGVTLGFLADRGATNTAPTAFALDGTGCTA; encoded by the coding sequence GTGAGAACCACAAGGAGCACGAGGCGACCCGCCCCCCTGCGTAACCTCCTGGCCGGGCTGGCCGCCTTCCTCGGGCTCGCCGTCCTCTGCACCCTTCCCCCGGCCGCCGCCCATGCCCAGCCGTCCCGCGCCCTCGCCACCGGCCTGCACATCAGCGACGGCCGCCTGGTGGAAGGCAACGGCAACGACTTCGTGATGCGCGGCGTCAACCACGCCCACACCTGGTATCCCGGGCAGACCCAGTCGCTGGCCCACATCAAGGCGCTGGGCGCCAACACCGTGCGCGTCGTCCTCTCCAACGGCCACCGCTGGGCCGCGAACAGCCCCTCCGATGTGGCCGGCGTCGTCCGCGACTGCAAGGCCAACCGGCTCATCTGCGTCCTGGAGGTGCACGACACCACCGGCTACGGCGAGGAGGCCGCGGCCGCCACCCTCGACCAGGCGGCCGACTACTGGATCGGCCTGCGGGACGTCCTCGCGGGCGAAGAGGACTACGTCATCGTCAACATCGGCAACGAGCCCTGGGGCAACACCGATCCCGCCGGCTGGACGGCGCCCACGATCGCGGCCGTCAAGAAGCTTCGCGCCGCCGGGTTCCAGCACACGATCATGGTGGACGCACCCAACTGGGGCCAGGACTGGCAGGGCGTCATGCGGGCCAACGCCCGGGCCGTCCACGAAGCCGACTCCACCGGCAACCTGATCTTCTCGATCCACATGTACAGCGTCTTCGACACCGCCCAGGAGATCACCGACTACCTGAACGCCTTCGTCGACGCCGGACTGCCGCTCCTCATCGGCGAGTTCGGCGGCCCCGCCGACCAGTGGGGCGACCCGGACGAGGACACCATGATGGCCGAGGCCGAGCGGCTCCGGCTCGGGTACCTGGCCTGGTCCTGGAGCGGCAACACCGACCCGGTCCTCGACCTGGCGGTCGGCTTCGATCCGGGCCGGCTCAGCTCCTGGGGCGAGCGCATCTTCCACGGCGCCGACGGCATCGGGCGGACGTCCCGCGAGGCCACCGTCTTCGGCGGCGGCCCCACCGACACGCAGGCTCCCACCGCCCCCGGCACCCCGACCGCCTCCGCCGTCACGGCCACGTCGGTGACCCTCACCTGGACCGCCGCCACCGACAACGTCGGCGTGACCGGCTACGACGTCGTGCGCGTCGGCAGCGGCGGCACCGAGACCAGGGTCGCCACCTCCACCACCCCCACGGCCACCGTGACCGGCCTCGCCGCCTCCACCCCGTACACCTTCGCCCTCTACGCCCGCGACGCCGCGGGGAACCGCTCGGCCCGCTCCGCCACGGTGGACGTCACCACGGACCAGGGCGGCACGCCCGGGGCGTCCTGCTCCGTCGCGTACCGCGTCGTCAACGAATGGCCCGGCGGCTTCCAGGGCGAGATCACCCTCCGCAACACCGGCACCACCGCCATCAGCGGCTGGACGCTCGCGTTCGCCTTCGCCGACGGTCAGAAGATCACCAGCATGTGGGGAGGGACCGCCACCCAGAGCGGCGGCGCGGTGAGCGTCGCCCCCGCCTCGTACACCTCCACCATCCCGGCCGGCGGCACGGGCGTCACGCTCGGCTTCCTCGCCGACAGGGGCGCCACCAACACGGCCCCGACCGCGTTCGCCCTGGACGGCACCGGCTGCACGGCCTGA
- a CDS encoding M14 family zinc carboxypeptidase, with product MVASSRRSRRSRAIACAVAAVAVAATGGGLIPGGAVPAAAAADEFRPQLVTVRTPTRADKDRLVALGLDLTEHAGHDYVEVVLHGAGDALALRTAGLDWQVRIPDLVRRESEVNAANRAYAAATTASPLPSGRDTYRRLADYNADLERLAAGHPGLVRKFALPHRSLEGKQVYGVEIAHDVDAVDDGRPVFLMLGLHHAREWPSGEHAVEFAFDLVKNHGGDERITGLLKKARVIVVPVVNVDGFEKSVDDGHLVDLRTIDEGGTGSILATPGNAYKRKNCRIVDGLAPLAGECALASSPGGFGAGVDLNRNYGGFWGGPGAAAEPVQATYRGAAPFSEPETRNIRELISGRHVTGLITNHTFSNLVLRPNGVAPDTTGPDGLPVGDAPDEAAMKELGDRMAAQNGYTSQHSWELYDTTGTTEDWSYNATGGYGYTFEIGPDEFHPPFPEVVDEYLGAGAYAGKGNREAFLLALESAADPQAHAVVSGRAPAGATLRLKKRFDTPTWSGSISDVLDTTLTVGAGGGYTWHVNPSTRPVVKARQIRVVGSEPLARQTYTGTTPPAQPTDREFTVDRAADLLEVRLDWATPDDLDLHVFRKGADGTLTPVGGSTGSLGEKERVLLDRPEPGTYVLRVENWASVAPSWTLTASLYDATEHEIGGLVENWTLSCEKDGRVLEQVPVVVDRGQHVKADLKACARKWSQG from the coding sequence GTGGTCGCTTCATCCCGACGATCTCGCAGATCCAGGGCGATCGCCTGTGCCGTCGCCGCGGTCGCCGTCGCCGCGACCGGTGGCGGGCTGATCCCCGGCGGTGCGGTGCCCGCCGCGGCCGCGGCGGACGAGTTCCGCCCGCAGCTGGTGACGGTGCGAACGCCCACCCGCGCCGACAAGGACCGGCTGGTGGCGCTCGGACTCGACCTGACCGAGCACGCCGGACACGACTACGTCGAAGTCGTCCTCCACGGGGCGGGCGACGCACTGGCACTGCGCACGGCGGGGCTCGACTGGCAGGTCCGCATCCCCGACCTTGTGCGGCGCGAGTCGGAGGTGAACGCCGCGAACCGCGCCTACGCCGCCGCCACCACGGCCTCGCCGCTGCCGTCGGGCCGCGACACCTACCGCCGGCTCGCCGACTACAACGCCGACCTCGAACGTCTGGCGGCCGGGCATCCGGGCCTGGTCAGGAAGTTCGCCCTGCCGCACCGCAGCCTCGAAGGCAAGCAGGTGTACGGAGTCGAGATCGCGCACGACGTGGACGCCGTCGACGACGGCCGCCCGGTCTTCCTCATGCTGGGCCTTCACCACGCCCGCGAGTGGCCCTCCGGCGAGCACGCCGTCGAGTTCGCCTTCGACCTGGTCAAGAACCACGGCGGCGACGAGCGCATCACCGGGCTGCTGAAGAAGGCACGCGTGATCGTCGTCCCGGTCGTCAACGTGGACGGCTTCGAGAAGTCGGTCGACGACGGCCATCTGGTCGACCTGCGCACGATCGACGAGGGCGGCACCGGCTCGATCCTGGCCACGCCCGGCAACGCGTACAAGCGCAAGAACTGCCGGATCGTCGACGGTCTCGCCCCGCTGGCGGGCGAATGCGCCCTGGCGAGCAGCCCCGGCGGCTTCGGCGCGGGCGTCGACCTCAACCGCAACTACGGCGGCTTCTGGGGCGGCCCCGGCGCGGCGGCCGAGCCCGTGCAGGCCACCTACCGCGGTGCCGCGCCGTTCTCCGAGCCGGAGACGCGGAACATCCGCGAGCTGATCAGCGGCCGGCACGTCACCGGGCTGATCACCAACCACACCTTCTCGAACCTGGTCCTGCGCCCGAACGGTGTCGCGCCGGACACGACCGGCCCCGACGGACTGCCCGTCGGCGACGCGCCGGACGAGGCGGCGATGAAGGAGCTGGGCGACCGGATGGCCGCGCAGAACGGCTACACGAGCCAGCACAGCTGGGAGCTGTACGACACGACCGGCACGACCGAGGACTGGTCGTACAACGCGACCGGCGGCTACGGCTACACGTTCGAGATCGGGCCCGACGAGTTCCACCCTCCGTTCCCGGAGGTCGTCGACGAGTACCTGGGCGCGGGCGCGTACGCCGGGAAGGGCAACCGCGAGGCGTTCCTGCTGGCGCTGGAGAGCGCCGCCGATCCGCAGGCGCACGCGGTCGTCAGCGGCAGGGCTCCCGCCGGCGCCACCCTGCGGCTGAAGAAGCGTTTCGACACGCCCACCTGGTCCGGCAGCATCAGCGACGTCCTGGACACGACCCTGACCGTCGGCGCCGGCGGCGGCTACACCTGGCACGTCAACCCCTCCACGCGCCCCGTCGTCAAGGCCCGCCAGATCCGGGTGGTCGGCAGCGAGCCGCTGGCACGGCAGACGTACACGGGCACGACGCCACCCGCGCAGCCCACGGACCGGGAGTTCACCGTCGACCGGGCGGCCGACCTCCTCGAAGTGAGGCTGGACTGGGCGACGCCGGACGACCTCGACCTCCACGTGTTCCGGAAGGGCGCCGACGGCACGCTGACACCCGTGGGCGGTTCGACCGGCTCCCTCGGGGAGAAGGAGCGCGTGCTCCTGGACCGGCCGGAGCCGGGCACGTACGTCCTGCGCGTGGAGAACTGGGCGTCCGTAGCGCCCTCCTGGACGCTCACCGCCTCGCTCTACGACGCGACCGAGCACGAGATCGGCGGCCTCGTCGAGAACTGGACGCTGTCGTGCGAGAAGGACGGCAGGGTCCTGGAGCAGGTGCCCGTCGTCGTCGACAGGGGACAGCACGTCAAGGCCGACCTCAAGGCCTGCGCGCGGAAGTGGAGCCAGGGCTGA